In Leptospiraceae bacterium, one genomic interval encodes:
- the cysK gene encoding cysteine synthase A: MKADSILQTIGNTPHVKINKLYGNKANVWVKLEKANPGGSIKDRIALSMIEDAEKKGILTKDSVIIEPTSGNTGVGLAMVAAVKGYPLILVMPESMSIERRRLMSAYGATFELTPREKGMPGAIEKAKELVAARKNAWMPQQFENDANIQVHINTTAKEILADFSDGLDYLITGVGTGGHITGVARVLKEKFPNLKVFAVEPAASPVITATLNNEPPKPGPHPIQGIGAGFIPKNLDTKLLDGVIQISKEEAFEYAIRSAKEEGIFVGVSSGASLAAVAKKIAEIPAGAKVLTFAYDTGERYLSIEGLFA; this comes from the coding sequence ATGAAAGCAGATAGCATATTACAAACGATTGGAAATACCCCCCATGTAAAAATTAACAAACTTTACGGGAACAAAGCAAATGTTTGGGTAAAATTAGAAAAAGCAAATCCAGGTGGAAGCATCAAAGATAGAATTGCGCTTTCCATGATTGAAGATGCAGAGAAAAAAGGGATTTTAACAAAGGACAGTGTGATCATTGAGCCTACTTCTGGCAATACAGGCGTTGGTCTTGCTATGGTTGCGGCTGTTAAAGGTTATCCGCTCATCTTAGTAATGCCGGAGTCTATGAGTATTGAAAGAAGAAGACTCATGTCTGCTTACGGGGCTACTTTTGAATTAACCCCGAGAGAAAAAGGAATGCCAGGTGCAATCGAGAAAGCAAAAGAGTTAGTAGCCGCTAGAAAGAATGCATGGATGCCACAGCAATTTGAAAACGATGCAAACATTCAAGTTCACATCAATACCACTGCTAAAGAAATTCTAGCTGACTTTTCCGATGGATTGGATTATTTAATCACTGGAGTTGGAACTGGTGGACATATTACCGGTGTAGCTCGAGTATTAAAAGAAAAATTTCCTAATCTAAAAGTATTTGCAGTAGAGCCTGCGGCTTCTCCTGTGATTACCGCTACTTTAAACAACGAGCCTCCAAAACCCGGTCCACATCCGATCCAAGGAATTGGTGCAGGATTTATTCCTAAGAATTTAGATACTAAATTACTCGATGGAGTAATTCAAATTAGTAAAGAAGAAGCATTTGAATATGCTATTCGCTCTGCTAAAGAAGAAGGGATTTTTGTAGGAGTATCTTCCGGCGCATCTCTTGCTGCAGTCGCCAAAAAAATTGCTGAGATTCCTGCAGGTGCAAAAGTTCTAACTTTCGCTTATGATACTGGAGAAAGATATCTCTCTATCGAAGGTCTTTTCGCTTAA
- a CDS encoding PLP-dependent transferase codes for MHIETVFVHGGDAHKSVTGSISMPIYQTATFEHPELGKSTGFDYSRTLNPTRQKLESSYALLESGTDGFAFTTGMSAISAIFDFFKAGDEFVICDDLYGGSYRFFQEICKNRNQKFIYVDTSNLENITKNITKNTKAIFVESPTNPMMKVTDIAAVASIAKQNGILSICDNTFLTPYFQRPLELGIDIVVCSATKFIGGHNDTLAGLIAVNGSELGEKIRFIQNTVGSGLAPFDSWLMLRGLKTLAVRMQRQEENAKAISEWLGKNPLVDKVYYPGLISHPGYSISRSQSTGFGAMISFEVKSKEIVEQILKRVKIISFAESLGGVESLITYPIVQTHAAIPKEILDRLGINERLVCLSVGIESSVDLIEDLKQAIG; via the coding sequence ATGCACATTGAAACAGTATTCGTTCATGGTGGTGATGCACATAAATCCGTCACTGGATCTATCAGTATGCCTATTTATCAAACGGCAACCTTTGAGCATCCCGAACTAGGAAAATCTACAGGCTTTGACTATTCTAGAACACTCAATCCAACTAGACAAAAATTAGAAAGCTCTTACGCATTATTAGAATCAGGCACGGATGGATTTGCCTTCACTACAGGCATGTCAGCGATATCTGCCATATTTGATTTTTTTAAAGCAGGCGATGAATTCGTAATTTGCGACGACCTTTATGGGGGAAGCTATCGTTTCTTCCAAGAGATTTGCAAAAATCGAAATCAAAAGTTTATCTATGTCGATACGTCGAATCTAGAAAATATTACAAAGAATATTACCAAAAACACAAAAGCAATCTTTGTTGAATCTCCCACTAATCCAATGATGAAAGTGACAGATATTGCGGCTGTCGCATCTATCGCAAAACAAAATGGGATTTTATCTATTTGTGATAATACATTTCTAACTCCTTACTTTCAAAGACCTTTAGAGCTTGGCATTGACATTGTTGTATGCAGTGCCACTAAATTTATCGGTGGGCATAACGACACATTAGCCGGTCTGATTGCTGTAAATGGATCTGAGCTTGGAGAAAAGATTCGCTTCATTCAAAATACAGTCGGCTCAGGACTTGCTCCTTTTGATAGCTGGTTGATGCTTCGCGGCCTAAAGACATTAGCCGTAAGAATGCAAAGACAGGAAGAAAATGCAAAGGCAATCTCTGAATGGCTTGGAAAAAATCCTCTTGTGGATAAGGTGTATTATCCGGGATTAATTTCTCATCCTGGATATTCTATTTCCAGATCGCAATCCACAGGCTTTGGTGCAATGATTTCTTTTGAAGTAAAGAGCAAAGAAATCGTAGAGCAAATCTTAAAACGTGTAAAAATTATATCCTTTGCAGAGAGTCTTGGAGGTGTGGAAAGTCTTATCACCTATCCGATTGTCCAAACTCATGCCGCAATTCCGAAAGAAATTTTAGATAGGCTGGGAATCAATGAAAGACTGGTTTGTTTATCCGTTGGAATTGAATCGAGTGTAGATTTAATTGAAGACCTAAAGCAGGCAATCGGCTAA
- the thiL gene encoding thiamine-phosphate kinase → MKESSIIKELYRGRKNDTRLDDCFFFDGKYLITTDTIAEGTHFKHEWSSPADIACKLIEVNVSDIAASGGLPRVAFLNLGLSRFSEKNNWLKPFLKQLHNKLLQYKIQLEGGDTYFSDKTNLTLTLIGETKKPILRHTGSKNDLVYMSGSIGLSLLGYKLLADNIQLPLSLKKEALHKHLQPSSKLEMAKHLTRKYKISAMMDITDGLIQDSGKLALASNLRMDIEMEKIPRLSELQAYMSLDDILSSGEELELLFLSKEKIESTKKFPVSCIGKATVGLPKVYFTLDGKRYKPEKRGFLHFQ, encoded by the coding sequence ATGAAAGAATCAAGTATAATCAAAGAATTGTATAGAGGAAGAAAAAACGATACCAGACTAGACGATTGTTTCTTTTTTGATGGAAAGTATTTGATAACGACTGACACAATTGCTGAGGGAACTCACTTCAAGCATGAATGGAGTTCACCAGCGGATATTGCCTGTAAGCTTATTGAAGTAAATGTATCCGATATTGCAGCGTCCGGCGGATTACCTAGAGTAGCCTTTCTAAATCTAGGACTTTCCAGGTTTTCCGAAAAAAACAATTGGCTAAAACCTTTTCTAAAACAACTTCATAATAAATTATTACAGTATAAGATTCAACTAGAAGGTGGCGATACCTATTTTTCTGATAAGACAAATCTAACGCTTACCTTAATCGGAGAAACCAAGAAACCCATCTTGCGTCATACTGGAAGTAAAAACGATTTGGTGTATATGTCCGGCTCGATTGGACTTTCTCTATTAGGATACAAACTGCTAGCAGATAATATACAATTACCCCTTTCGTTAAAAAAAGAAGCTTTGCATAAGCACTTACAGCCATCTTCTAAATTGGAAATGGCAAAGCATTTAACCAGAAAATATAAAATCTCTGCGATGATGGACATTACAGATGGACTGATTCAGGACAGCGGTAAATTGGCATTAGCTTCCAATCTAAGAATGGATATAGAAATGGAGAAGATACCAAGGCTTTCTGAACTGCAAGCGTATATGAGCTTAGATGACATACTGAGTTCAGGCGAAGAGTTAGAGCTTCTATTCTTATCAAAGGAGAAAATCGAATCAACTAAAAAATTTCCCGTTAGCTGTATCGGTAAGGCTACAGTTGGTTTACCGAAAGTATATTTTACATTAGATGGGAAACGTTATAAACCTGAGAAGAGAGGTTTTTTACACTTTCAATAG
- the rplM gene encoding 50S ribosomal protein L13, whose translation MPIISPAHRTPSLKKEETKKSWFVVDAQGKTLGRLCSAVATRLRGKHKATFTPNQDCGDNIIIINAAKVQVTGRKREQKIYYHHSLYPGGMSAIPFKDLIKENPERILIEGVKGMLPRTKLGDVMLSNLRVFAGSEHNLKAQKPVALEL comes from the coding sequence ATGCCAATCATATCACCAGCACATAGAACCCCTTCCTTGAAAAAAGAGGAAACTAAGAAGTCATGGTTTGTAGTGGATGCCCAAGGAAAAACTTTAGGTAGACTTTGTTCTGCAGTGGCAACTAGACTCAGAGGCAAGCATAAAGCTACCTTTACTCCCAACCAAGATTGTGGAGACAATATCATCATCATCAATGCAGCGAAAGTGCAAGTTACTGGTCGCAAGAGAGAACAAAAGATTTACTATCATCACTCTTTATATCCAGGTGGTATGTCTGCAATTCCGTTTAAAGATTTGATCAAGGAAAATCCTGAGAGAATTTTAATCGAAGGCGTGAAAGGAATGCTTCCTAGAACAAAACTAGGTGATGTAATGCTTTCCAATTTAAGAGTATTTGCTGGAAGCGAGCACAACCTAAAAGCTCAAAAACCAGTTGCATTAGAGTTATAA
- the rpsI gene encoding 30S ribosomal protein S9, translated as MAKDKGTWTVGRRKTSVARLKLTDGTGKITVNRKDIKDYITTGEAKVAAAIAPLTILNVKDKYDLLLNVHGGGVTGQVEAIRHAIARALSLKSAESRGILKKEGFLTRDSRMVERKKYGLHKARRGTQFSKR; from the coding sequence ATGGCAAAAGATAAAGGCACTTGGACAGTAGGTAGACGTAAAACATCCGTAGCTAGATTAAAGCTTACAGATGGAACCGGAAAGATCACAGTAAACAGAAAAGACATCAAAGATTATATCACAACAGGTGAAGCGAAAGTAGCCGCTGCGATTGCTCCTCTCACAATCTTAAATGTGAAAGACAAATATGACCTTTTATTAAATGTTCACGGTGGTGGAGTAACAGGTCAAGTAGAAGCAATCCGTCATGCGATAGCGCGTGCTCTTTCTTTGAAAAGTGCAGAGTCTAGAGGCATTCTTAAAAAAGAAGGATTCTTAACAAGAGATTCTAGAATGGTTGAGCGTAAGAAATACGGTCTACACAAAGCTAGAAGAGGAACACAATTCTCTAAACGTTAA